The nucleotide window CAGATTGCAGCAAATGTTTATGtaacttttttgtattatttctacTTCAAAgtaggaaaataaaataaaatcatatatatatatatacatatatatatatatacatacatatatcattttaaagtcATTGTAAAACAtaggatatataaaatttatgtggcatatatttattatgagtaAACTATGCagagacattaaaaaaaaaatcttagtaacAAAATGAgttgtaaataatttgtgtaaaatacaatattaattttgtttaactatataaataaaagtaaatattgataaataataaaagtaatattttttttccagagCATTTGGATGGACACCACCGCAGTTTGGTCACCTCCCTCTTATTGTAAATTCTGATGGAACTAAATTAAGTAAACGACAGTCTGATGTTAAAGTGGAAGATTATAAGGCAAAAGGTAACATCTGCATGAATAATAGAAGTTTATACCATATGTAGATATGGAAGACATCAGGCAGGACActaaccttaaaaaaatatgttaaatttttcTGTATTAAGTCTCAGATATCACTTAATAacctcaaaattaatttttttattgcaactgCTCCATGATTTTGgttgactggtggtagagctttgtgcaagctcgtctgggtaggtaccacccactcatcagatattctaccgcaaaacagcagtacttgttattgttgtgttccggtttgaaggatgagtgagccagtgtaattacaggcacaagggacataaaatcttagttcccaaggttggtggcgcattggctatgtaagcgatggttgacatttcttacaatgccaatgtctaagggcgtttggtgaccacttaccatcaggtggcccatatgctcgtccaccttcctattctataaaaaaaaaaaaaaaatgatgcgTAAAATATGATGCAGCCAGAtagttgttataatttatttgaaatgttttaggTATATATCCATTGGcgttagtaaattatataacactGTCTGGTGGAGGGTTTGACCATGTGATCGGAGAAGGAATAAGATTTAAGACTTTGGAGGAACTAGCTGAAGAGGTTAGTTTGCCCATTTGAAATTATTTCCACGATCCATTAAATAACATTGTGACATTCTAAAGGTTGCAAATAGAGTTGCAACGAATAGAATGTTCGCTTATAGCCAAATAACTGAATAGCCCGATAATTGCAAACGTTTTGTGTCGTATTTGTCGTGACTTAGTCCAATCGCGTTGTTCGAAATCCTATCCTGTGATTGGATCCTAATAAAACTCCACCattgatattttatcatttatgacaaaaaaaaaaattacgtatcAATAATTTTtgcttctaaaataaataataaataattgtgtttaattttaaaataacttaaattttagCCGACTATTACATAATTGTTGATGGTTCCATCTGTTATTCATCAATTAGCGATCTGTATTAATTGGATGAAAAATGAATGTGCTTTTGTCTGAATGTCAAAACGCAAAACCAGTTACACTGTCTATTCCCTCAATCTCATAATTCGATTTGATCGGAATTCAAGCCAACTTTGTAGATAGTATGACATATAGGTATACCAGCTTTGCCTCTAAACAACGATTGTCCCCATGCCGTAAAAGTTGCTAGGGGACAGAGAATCCTCTGAATCCTgggaaaactattttattgCATTGTATTCTCTTACagttccaaataaataaaatatcgtcaCACCCAAGTCGCCTCAATCCTGATTTACTTGAAGAATGTAATCGATTGGAGTTAAAACGGCGTCTCAAAGACGAGAAGCTAACGAAGTCTCTCATTATATATCTTCAAAACTTAATAATGACGACATATACGGGAGAAAAACTAAATGTGTCTGAAGAGCATATCAAAAGCGTACTGCTTTGGGCAACAGCAAGAATAACTAGAATAGAAGAATTGGTCACACCGAAATTTGCATTCCTCTGGATTCTACCGTCGAATACAAAGATGGAAGTTAATAAGAATCTATTTGAGaaattggtcgataatttggaGGATCTCGAGACATTCGAGCAGGATTCTATAAAAGATAATTTGAAAGAGTTTTCAGCTAAAAATGATGTAAAGTTTCCTGCATTGATGAAAATGTTAAGATCCGTTTTGAGTGGGCTCAACGAAGGGCCGAGCGTTGCTGAAATGATGCAACTGTTAGGCAAATGTCAATCGTTGAAAAGAATAAAAGctgttataagatatttttgttttttattttgatgtttttttgttCCATTATTGAAACATACATGCGATAGAGAAAAATACGTAGCGTATCTTACGATATATAATCCTATGCATTTAGAGTTTCAACCGCGCCCGAGATCGTGAAAAATACTCAATGTACAGACAGTGAAGCTAATAAATTCCTAAAACACCTTCTCGGtgccattatatatatattatttttgtaataatataatgttattatttttattaatatgatatatattctgCATTTTCTATAGTACAGGTTAGGTTATTAAAACACTAATATGAGTAAcagtataatttattgaattcccaaatataaatattgagagaaaaatacataataattattcaattcaaagtTGTATCAACATTCTCACGAGATAATTGTAATGGAGGCTTAAACCTATTCAAAAAATTGTGCTGTTCTATGCAATTATTTTgtcaataaagatatattttaatctgtaaaaaaGGAAATTGGAACTATTTTGTTAATTGTACTGTGTGCTGAGTGTAAACCAGCCACCATGAATAAAGGCGTACAGCCAAATCAGCATGCAGATGTTTTGATGTTGGTAGTAGTGAATGGTcagtagataaataaataaacaaataatttatatttttataaacaggtAATGTTATACGTAATGTTTAATAAAGGATATCTTCAACACCAAATATTTCGTGGTCATCCTCATCCTCGCTTTCATCCGTgaaatcatttatgttaatgatTATTTCGTTCTGCTATTGTATCTAAAGCCTCGTCTCTACACTAAAAATTATTTTCCTCTTCAAAAGCAAGAAGACAAACATTTGTCCATTCCTCtcattaaattttctttgttacatTTCCATTGTATTaatgatatcatttatttttggcGACAAAAGTTTTCATTATT belongs to Nymphalis io chromosome 2, ilAglIoxx1.1, whole genome shotgun sequence and includes:
- the LOC126775072 gene encoding probable glutamate--tRNA ligase, mitochondrial — protein: MRTFNLRHVFVLQKHNLYRTLKTIVPRVRFAPSPTGYLHLGGLRTALYNYLFAKSRGGVFILRIEDTDQTRKVEGSVDALINDLKWAGIECHEGPSQSGNYGPYVQSERLNIYHDYIQKLLDNGSAYKCFCTERRLNILRRDAIRSQRIPKYDNRCRSLSNMDVQEKINAGTPYCIRFKLSSDCMSFEDMIFGGIAYDVSLNEGDPVMMKSDGYPTYHFANVVDDYLMGITHVLRGVEWQISTTKHLLIYKAFGWTPPQFGHLPLIVNSDGTKLSKRQSDVKVEDYKAKGIYPLALVNYITLSGGGFDHVIGEGIRFKTLEELAEEFQINKISSHPSRLNPDLLEECNRLELKRRLKDEKLTKSLIIYLQNLIMTTYTGEKLNVSEEHIKSVLLWATARITRIEELVTPKFAFLWILPSNTKMEVNKNLFEKLVDNLEDLETFEQDSIKDNLKEFSAKNDVKFPALMKMLRSVLSGLNEGPSVAEMMQLLGKCQSLKRIKAVIRYFCFLF